The Cognatishimia activa nucleotide sequence GAGCAATTGGCGCAGGTGTGAAACCGCTCGGACAAGCCCCCAAGGCCACAACACAATCACCAAGACCAGAGCCAGAAATTTTAGCGGCCAAAACTTCAGGCTCCTTACTCGTATCCTGGACAATCTGATCAAGCACACCGTCACTGACACCCAGTTCGGTCATCAAGCATTGATATTGGGTCAGCGACTGCGCAAACGACTGCCAGTCGTTGTCATGTGCAGCCGCAATAGCCTGATCGGCTTCATCGCCCATTTTTGCATAGAGGCGGTCAAACTGATCCTCGCTCCCCTTCATCCGTGCAGCAATCATCTGCAGCACCTCAGATGTCGGTGTTTTATATCCGGCATAGCGCAGCGACAATTGTGGTGGGTTGGGCAACGGCGCCCATTCGACACTTGGCATGGACCGGTAAGATATCATTCCACCATAGCAGCTTGCCGCAAGGTCGGCACCGCTTCCGCGTCCTTGAATGGCACGAACGATCGCAAGTGCGTTGGCGTGGACGTCATCCATGTCTTGGCCAAGCCGCTTTTTCAGCGCCCCCAAAACAGCAACGGTCACCGCAGCAGATGAACCTAGTCCGAGAGTAGGATCAATCTCGGATGCGATCGAAAGATCAAAACCTGAATTCAGCGCATTTCGGTGCAATGCAACTGCGGCCAAAACAAACTTGTAAACGCCACCCTCAGCGAGATTATCCAGTGAGGTTTCAAGGGTGTCGGCGATGCTGGACCGGATCGTTACAACACGGTCGTCACGAGGAGCCAGCTCCACTGTAATCCGCTGTTCAATAGCCGCTACGACCGCACGATGGCCGTAAACCACCGCGTGTTCACCCGTGATCATTATCGAACCTGGTGCAGAGGCACGGATCATTTGTTCGCCTCAACAGCAGTTGGCGCAGGGCCTGCAGCAGCACCTTTGGTCGCAAGCCGCAGTGGGTTTGCTGCCAACTGCGGATGTTTCGCCATTAGCGACGACATCGCCTCGGCGTCATCCGAATGCACCAAGACCGCTCCGCCGTGATCACCGCGCACGGAACCCGCACCGCAGACCTTTGCGACACCGCCCGATGCTTCCACATCTTGGATAAAGGCCCATGTTGCGTCCGGAACCACGCCAATACGTTCTAGCAATCGTTGGTTTTCTTTAATGGCAGATGACGCGTCTGAACCGTCTTTCAGGGCGCCGGCAAATGCGCGTGTGCATGCGCCAAAGCTTTCCCAAAGGGCCGCGTCATCGCCATGTTTGTTACGCACGTGGCTGACACATTCCCCGGTGCTGCTTTCCGGGCGGCCGTGCAATACGGAATACCACCCATCGCCCGACAAAAGACCGTGGCCCGCAAAGATTTCGGGATCCTCTAGACCGCTTGGTCCGGTGTACACCAATCCACCACGAACCACGGTCGCCGCATCAATCGGCCCGGCCTTGCCATGTTTCAAACGTTCACAGAAGCGAACGCGATCATAGCGCTCGTCTAAGGTCTTTGGCCGCCCAAGAAGGGTTTCAAATAGAACGGTCGTGGCCGCTACTACCGCTGCGGAAGACCCAAGTCCCGCGCCGATGGGAATGCTCGACTTGCTACCGAGCTGCCCCGGATATGGCAGCTGATGAACTGCCCCAAGTCCGGTCAGCTCTGAACTACCGGTAGGGTTATCCTGCAGCAGCGAGGCCAAGGTATAGACAGCAAGGTCGTCCGGACGTGTCAGTATTTTATGCACCGCCAATTCGCCTCGTGCGAACTGATCAAACTTCTTATCCAGCGATGATTTGAAGCGCGACAAAAGCTTCAGCGGGTAGAGCTGGCCTTCTGACAGATTATCAAAGGCCGTCTTGATCCCGTCCCCGAGATCAAGCGGTTTGAACCAGACTTCCGTGTATTCAGCGATGGCCATGGCCAGGGCTGGCTGGCCATACAGCACCGAGTGTTCGCCCGACAAAATCAATTTGCCTGGCGAATGCGCCCTATCTTCAAGATTGGCGGTCGGTGTAGATGCGCTTGTGGTCATCGATGCGTGCTAATCTGTAGCGTCCTCGGGCTTCATCCGGTAACTCAGTTACCGCGCCGTCTTTTGCCTCGATTGCATGCCAAAGTGCAATGTATTCTTCGTAACTTACCGCAATTCGGTCGTTCAGAAGGTTCTGATGTCGCGCGGCAAACAGGTGGTCCTGATAGCCCGGAACAACAGTTGCGTCGAAGAACTCACCAGTGGCGCCTGACCCGTAGCTGAAGAGGCCAAAGGATTGTCCACTAAGGTCTGCCGCACTATTTTCCAGTGTGGAGACAATGGCGAGATAGATCGACGCCGTGTAGCTGTTGCCGACCTGACGGTTATAAAGCATGCCCGTCAGCGCCTTCTCCATATCAATCGGAGCCTTTGCGTTCTTTGCTAGGTGGCGGTGGGCCTTTTCGCCCATACGTGAGAACGGCAAGTGGTAGCAGAAATGCGAGAAGTCCTCGTAAGACTTGCCATCGTTGGCGCCGTAGTCGTTCCAAGCTTCCACCAAAGCGTTCAGATAGCGAAGGGTCGAGAACTTGCCGTCAAACACCGGCGTGCGGCGATGGTTCGGACGCCAGAAATCCATGATGTCTTCAGTGAAAAGACCGGTCGCTGTGCCAATTTCCAGAACCTTTGGATTGGCACTGATCAGCATGGCCACAGCGCCTGCGCCCTGCGTCGCTTCCCCGGAACTGTCGAGATCATAGCGCGCCACATCTGAGGCAATCACCAGAACCTTGCGGTCTGGTTTGCGCGCCACATAGCTGCAGGCAAATTGCAGCGCAGGCGTCGCGGAATAGCAGGCTTGCTTCAGTTCCACATTGCGGCAGTTGGCGGGCAGCCCCAGCAAACGGTGCACGTAGATGCCTGCAGATTTTGATTGGTCGATCCCGGTTTCCGTGGCGAACAACAGCGTGTCGATATTCTCTCTGCCATAGCGTTCAATCAACGGCAGCGCGGCCTCGGCACCCATGGTGACGATGTCTTCGTCGTGACCCGGCAGCGCAATCTTCTCCTGACCGATCCCCTTGGAGAATTTCTCCGGATCGATGCCGTGATGCTCGGCCAATGTCTCCAATCCGAGGTATCGATGAGGCGTGTAAAAGCTCATCGCCTCGATGCCGGTTGTGATCATATCGGTTTCTTCCTTCACCGGATCAAAGATATATTTCCTTTGAGCGAAGAAAAGTCACCACACCCGAGAAGGAACATGGCTGTCTGGAATTCGCTTTGGAATTTCTTGATGGTTTGAACAACGCTTGCGCTTGAATCCTGTGCCGCGGCTAGGAATGGCGCGGCCACTCCACATAAATCTGCGCCTAAAATCATGGACTTGGCCATATCGATGCCATTTCGGATGCCACCGCTCGCAATAACCGTTGTTTGATCCGCGAATTGCGACAAAGTTTCGCGGGAGTCCATCAGGCATTCGACAGTGGTCAGACCCCAATCCTGAAAGATCAGTCCAAGATCGTCGTGATCTTCCTGACGGCGATGGTATTCGATTCGGCTCCAAGACGTGCCACCGCGGCCTGCCATATCAAAGTGACGGATACCCGCCGCGAGGCCTTTTTCGATGTCTTCCTTAGAGAGACCGGCACCCACTTCTTTGAGCAGTACAGGCACTTTCATATGCGAGGCCAACTCTGCAATTTTCTCTGCAAGACCAGCGAAGTTCCTATCGCCCTCAGGCTGCACCGCTTCTTGCAGCGGGTTGAGATGCAAATACAGCCCGTCAGCTCCCAGCACATCCACCGCTTCCGCACATTGCTCTTGCGTCACACCATAGTTTAGCTGCACTGCCCCTATGTTGGCGATCAGAGGAACGCTTGGCGCGTACTGGCGAAGCTCAAAACTCTTGCGTGCCTCTGGATTGGTGAACATCACACGCTGTGAGCCCACTGCCATGGCAACGCCCGTTTCTTCCGCCGCTTCGGCAAGATTACGGTTGATGCGTTCAATCTCATCACCCGCACCACCGGTCATAGACGAGATCAGCAGAGGAAACGCCAATGGTTTTCCAAGAAATGTCATGCTGGTGTCGATGGCGTCAAAATCAAGCTCAGGAAGGGCGCGGTGGGTAAGCGCAATACGATCAAAGCCACTGGCCCGACGTTCTACGTCTGGGTCCGCCGAAATGGCGCGCAAATGGCCAAGCTTGCGCCCAGCAACGCTTCGATCGTGGCTCTCGCTCATCTTTCCATTTCCATATGGGTACGGACCAGCTCACCCGGATTCGTTTGCGCGGCCAGCAGCGAAAGTTCACCGCACAGAACAACACCTGCACAGATACCTGCCAAACGGCGTGCATTGTCACCCGGGTTGCGCTCGTCTTTACAGCCCATCTTTTCCAGATGCTCTTCGACTTGCGGATTGCCTTTACCGGAGCCTACCGATCCAACGATCAGATTTGGTAATGTGCAGGCGAAATAGAGACTATCGCCACGATCCTCGCATTGGACCGTACCCTGGCTACCTTCGATGATATTGGCCGCATCCTGTCCCGTGGCAAGGTAGAACGCCAGCAGCATGTTCGCGAAATGCGCGTTTGCAGACCGCAACGATCCAGCCAGATTGCCGCCCAGATAGTTCTTTTCGTGGTTCAATAATACCATCTGCTCAGGCGTAGTCCGCAACATGCGCTTTAGCAGGCGAACCGGAATATCCATCTCGGCAATCACATATTTGCCGCGCCCCAACAGACCATTCACCGCTGAAGCTTTTTTGTCGATGCAGAAGTTTCCAGAAATCGACGAATAGTCCAGATCCGGCTGATCTGCCAAAATCCAATCCAGAACCGCCTCAGCAGCTTTGGTGACCATGTTGTGACCTGACGCATCGCCGGTCGCGCATTCAATTCGGATGAACAGCAAATTGCCGGCGATTTGGCGGTTCAATTTGATGAGACGCGCAAATCGGCTGGTGCCAGCAATCAAGTCAGCGACCGTTTCCGTCTGCGCTTCAATTCTCTGCCAAGCGGCATAAGCCGCGGCAGCCGACTTGGCGCGCACTGCAATCGAACGCGTCATGCGTTCATCAACAAGCGTGACTTGAATGCCGCCTGCATGACGCGATACACCAGCGCCCCGCGCAGTTGACGGCCACAACGGACTTTCAAATGTCGCGAGCGGAACGGAAACTTCCCCTTCAACAAGGTCACCCTTGAAGACAAGAGGACCAACCCATTGGGTGGGGATCGGTGTATTGTAAGTCGATCGAGCGCTCACCGTTGGTACCTTCTACGTTTCAGTTCCAGTCAGGCTTTCGCCTCCCGCGAAACAATGCAATGTCCCGTGGCTCCTCCTTGGCAGTAAAATGCGCGCAGGAGATTAGACCCCGCTGATAAAAGTTTCACCAGCGAGAGACAATGCCTCATTCATAAGAATGACACCATCCATTGCATTGTGAACGTAACGAAACCAGTGGTTTCAACCAATTAAGCTGTCGCGAGCCCCCGTTCGAAAGACTTAACAGAGGTTCCCTTCACCCAATTTGCCCATCCATCAAATCCGAGTCAGACTACAAAACAGAATTTGGTAAGGAACGAACGAGCAATTTTGAACGCTATGGTTTTTACAAGAACTGCAATTTCCTTGGACTTTGAGTTACAACTATCTCACGCGCCAATCCGCAATCCTACCGAGGTAATGGACTAATCTCATGGACAATTCCATCGGCACTCTGTGTCTGCGTGACTTGAAAGTCTTCAGCGATACTGGGCGAGACTTACTTAGCATAGCATCGCTAGACATACAGACAGGTGAACGGGTGGGTATCGAAGGACCATCTGGTGCAGGAAAGTCCACGCTTCTGCATGCTCTTGCGGGGCTCCAAGCCAAGACTACAGGGACCATCAAATGGGGAGAATTTGATGTTTACCAAGCGACAGTCACAAATCGCAGTTCCTTTCGTCGTGAACATTTAGGTTTTGTATTTCAGGAATTTCACTTGTTCGACGAACTCAATCCCCGTCAAAACGGGTCCATACAGGCACTATTTCGGCCCAGAACTGAAAGATCCACGCTGAGAACGCGTGCTGAGAGTCTGCTGGAGCAATTGAATGTCGGTAATCGAGCCTCCACAGACCTGAAGACATACTCTGCAGGTGAAAAGCAACGGATTTCAGTGGCTCGTGCTATGGCGCATCGCCCGTCCGTCCTTTTGGCTGATGAACCAACAGCGAGCCTTGATCGCGAAGCTGCAGATCGATTGGCGGGCGATCTTCTAAAACACTCTAAAGATCAGAACATGACACTGGTTATGGTAAGCCACGATCCATCAATTTTGAAACAGATGGACAGAATTATCACAATCAAAGACGGATACTTGCAGTGATCGATCTCTGGAACTCCTTGTCTGCCACATTGCAGGATGGAGTGGTTCTGCTCTTATTGCTCTCGCCCGTGTTTGCACTGGGTGCCCTATTGCTACATGGGTTCGCCCCCTTCCCTCTTGTCCGAGCCATGTTGCAGCGCTTCAGATGGGCAAATCTCACCTTTGTTCTGTTGATTTCGATCTCTGTTGGCATGGGTATCGGTGTGCTATCCCAAGAGCGTGGTTTACGCTTGGGCTCAGCCAAAGCCGCTGAGAAATTCGATCTTGTTGTCAGCGCACCGGGCTCAGACCTCACAATGATGCTCGCAACTGTCTTTCTGCAACCAGCTCAAACATCATTGCTCGATGGTTCAACTTATATGAAAGTAGCGAACCACCCGCGCGTCGAAATGGCGACGCCTTTGGCATTCGGTGATAGCTTCGACGGTGCCCCGATCATCGGGACCACTGCGGCCTTCGGTAATCATTTGACAGGTGGCCAGTTAGAGGGTCGCATGTTCGCGAATATTGAAGAGGCCGTTATAGGCGCTTCTATTGATCTGCCGATCGGTGGCGAATTCAAACCTGCGCATGGAATTGGAGAAGCGGCTGAAGACAGTCACGGGTTTCACCTAACTGTTGTCGGGCGCTTGGCGCCGACAGACTCCCCTTGGGATCATGCCATTCTCGTTCCCATAGAAAGCGTTTGGGATACGCATGGATTGGCAAATGGTCACGCACCGCAAGATACGCATATCGGAGAACCCTTTGACGCAGAGTATTTTCCTGGGACGCCATCAATTATCGTGAAAGCCGACAGCCTCATTGGAAACTACCAAATTCAGCGCCAATTCTCAGCTGACCGCGATACAATGGCATTCTTTCCGGGTGCCGTTCTGTCACGACTCTACCGAACGATGGGTAATGTGCGAGAAGTCATGTCTTTTATGGCGATGGTGTCTCAAATACTCGTCGCGATTTCAGTGATATTGGGTCTATTTATTCTAAGTCGTCTCTATGCACGACAGCTGGGACTACTACGAGCAATTGGGGCACCAAACCGTTTTATATTGGCGGTTGTCTGGAGCTACGCGGCATCTCTATTGATCGCTGGTAGTTTGATTGGCGTAGTTCTCGGGCTCTCTGCCAGCAACTTGCTCGGTCAGATTGTTTCGGCGAGAACTGACCTGCATGTCCCAACCGGTATCGGCTGGGACGAAGTCCATCTGGTTGCTGCCTTTTTGTCAACAACCAGCGTTTTGTCTCTCTTGCCAGCGATAGCTGTTCTGCGGGGCTCTATTTTGTCAGCACTTCGCGCGTAACCGAGGCTGGCCCGAATGTCCTGCCGGCGAACTCAATTGATTCAGCGCCATAGTTGAACCAGAACCGTTCCGTTTCTGTGTCGCGCACTCGCAGCCCATCTGGCAAGGAATGTGTCTCTAACCCGGCAGCTTTTGCAATCGGTTCAAGAAGTCGCTGCATCCCGGCCTGATCAATCCAGGCACCCAGATAGGTCACATCGCCGTTTTTCATGGTAACCGGAATACCATCTGTTGCACGCATAACCACATCTGCTCCGCCCACAAGCGTCTCACGATAGCCCGTTACTGCACCGCCACCTTCAATGGGTTCAGGACAATCTGGACGCAGAGATTCAACGCGATCGACAGTAACATCCAGCCCGGAAATTGCAGGTGGCAATGGCGATGGAATGGTCATATCGGCATCGCGCGCACCTGCGCGCGGGCCGATCACAACCTGAGCTCTGGCCTGTGTTAGAGCCTGTTTCAGCCCCTCATCCATGTGCATTAGTCCCGGCGCAAGCACCATTGCGTAGCCATCGAAATCGCGCGTTTCCGGACGCAGGATATCTATCGAAAGACCCATTTTGCGCAAAGCCTGATAGGTCTCAAAGAAGAGGCCGAAGTAGCTCAAACCTTCGCCATGTGGCTGAACCGCCCAAGCAGCTTCTGCGTCATAGTCAAAGATCATCGCAACTTTGGATTGATGCGGCTCAAACTCAGGCGCATTGGCGATTTCATCACGCACCTGTTTAGCCTCTGCCATGGCCTGCGCATCCTGCCCGTCTGGGCGCAGAAGGCCCGCATGCATCTGTTCTTGTGCCATCGGCGCTTGACGCCAGCGGAAGTAACACACGGCTTCAGCACCATGCGCAAAGGCTTCCCATGACCAAAGACGAACCATGCCTGGTAAAGGTGCGGGATTATAAGGGGCCCAGTTCACTGGGCCTGGCTGTTGCTCCATCACCCACCAACGGCCATTGCCAACGGATCGATAGAGATCGTGATGCAGAGCCTGAAAATCAGGATGCCCCTGGCGCGCATAGGACCGCTGTTCTTCCACCGAAGCGCCGACACGGTCTTCAAGGAACCCAAGAGGGTAGCTATCCCATGTGGCAATGTCCAAATCATCACCCACTTTGAAGTGGTCAAAATCAGTGATCCGCCCCATGTAGTTATGTGACGTAGGTGCCTTCGAGTGCTTGCGGATAATCTCTGCCTGCATCCGGTTGTAACTGATCACCTGATCCGAGCTAAACCGGCGGAAATTCAATGAATGGGCTGGATTAGGCTCTGTTACAGTCAGGTTTGGCAGGCCAATCTGGTCAAAGTCGTTATACTCCATCGACCAGAAGATGTTTCCCCAGGCCTCGTTTAAAACTTCGATCGATTGATATTTCTCGCGTAGCCAAATGCGGAAGGCCTTCAGAGCGGCGTCGCTGTAGGAGATCGTCGTGTCATGGCAGCCATATTCATTGTCGGTCTGCCAGGCCGCGACATGTGGGTTGCTCCCGTAGCGTTTTGCAAAAATTTCGACGATACGCGCGCTTTCTGCGCGGTAGCCCTCGTGGCTGAAGCAATAGTGCCGACGCGAGCCAAATCCACGTGGTTTGCCATCCACATCAACTGCAAACATATCAGGATGTTTGTCCGCCATCCAACGCGGCGGCGTTGCGGTAGGTGTGCCAAGAACAACTTTCAGACCGGCAGCCCCAAGCACCTCGATCGCGCGATCCAGCCAGTCCCAAGTGAACTCACCCGGCCGAGATTCGAGCCTACTCCAGGAGAATTCACCAATCCGCACCCATGTCAGGCCCGCCTCGACCATACGCCGCGCGTCATCCGCCCAAAGGGCTTCAT carries:
- a CDS encoding ABC transporter permease, which codes for MIDLWNSLSATLQDGVVLLLLLSPVFALGALLLHGFAPFPLVRAMLQRFRWANLTFVLLISISVGMGIGVLSQERGLRLGSAKAAEKFDLVVSAPGSDLTMMLATVFLQPAQTSLLDGSTYMKVANHPRVEMATPLAFGDSFDGAPIIGTTAAFGNHLTGGQLEGRMFANIEEAVIGASIDLPIGGEFKPAHGIGEAAEDSHGFHLTVVGRLAPTDSPWDHAILVPIESVWDTHGLANGHAPQDTHIGEPFDAEYFPGTPSIIVKADSLIGNYQIQRQFSADRDTMAFFPGAVLSRLYRTMGNVREVMSFMAMVSQILVAISVILGLFILSRLYARQLGLLRAIGAPNRFILAVVWSYAASLLIAGSLIGVVLGLSASNLLGQIVSARTDLHVPTGIGWDEVHLVAAFLSTTSVLSLLPAIAVLRGSILSALRA
- the mvk gene encoding mevalonate kinase, with protein sequence MIRASAPGSIMITGEHAVVYGHRAVVAAIEQRITVELAPRDDRVVTIRSSIADTLETSLDNLAEGGVYKFVLAAVALHRNALNSGFDLSIASEIDPTLGLGSSAAVTVAVLGALKKRLGQDMDDVHANALAIVRAIQGRGSGADLAASCYGGMISYRSMPSVEWAPLPNPPQLSLRYAGYKTPTSEVLQMIAARMKGSEDQFDRLYAKMGDEADQAIAAAHDNDWQSFAQSLTQYQCLMTELGVSDGVLDQIVQDTSKEPEVLAAKISGSGLGDCVVALGACPSGFTPAPIAQQGLVFDE
- the fni gene encoding type 2 isopentenyl-diphosphate Delta-isomerase → MSESHDRSVAGRKLGHLRAISADPDVERRASGFDRIALTHRALPELDFDAIDTSMTFLGKPLAFPLLISSMTGGAGDEIERINRNLAEAAEETGVAMAVGSQRVMFTNPEARKSFELRQYAPSVPLIANIGAVQLNYGVTQEQCAEAVDVLGADGLYLHLNPLQEAVQPEGDRNFAGLAEKIAELASHMKVPVLLKEVGAGLSKEDIEKGLAAGIRHFDMAGRGGTSWSRIEYHRRQEDHDDLGLIFQDWGLTTVECLMDSRETLSQFADQTTVIASGGIRNGIDMAKSMILGADLCGVAAPFLAAAQDSSASVVQTIKKFQSEFQTAMFLLGCGDFSSLKGNISLIR
- a CDS encoding ABC transporter ATP-binding protein gives rise to the protein MDNSIGTLCLRDLKVFSDTGRDLLSIASLDIQTGERVGIEGPSGAGKSTLLHALAGLQAKTTGTIKWGEFDVYQATVTNRSSFRREHLGFVFQEFHLFDELNPRQNGSIQALFRPRTERSTLRTRAESLLEQLNVGNRASTDLKTYSAGEKQRISVARAMAHRPSVLLADEPTASLDREAADRLAGDLLKHSKDQNMTLVMVSHDPSILKQMDRIITIKDGYLQ
- a CDS encoding mevalonate kinase; this translates as MTTSASTPTANLEDRAHSPGKLILSGEHSVLYGQPALAMAIAEYTEVWFKPLDLGDGIKTAFDNLSEGQLYPLKLLSRFKSSLDKKFDQFARGELAVHKILTRPDDLAVYTLASLLQDNPTGSSELTGLGAVHQLPYPGQLGSKSSIPIGAGLGSSAAVVAATTVLFETLLGRPKTLDERYDRVRFCERLKHGKAGPIDAATVVRGGLVYTGPSGLEDPEIFAGHGLLSGDGWYSVLHGRPESSTGECVSHVRNKHGDDAALWESFGACTRAFAGALKDGSDASSAIKENQRLLERIGVVPDATWAFIQDVEASGGVAKVCGAGSVRGDHGGAVLVHSDDAEAMSSLMAKHPQLAANPLRLATKGAAAGPAPTAVEANK
- a CDS encoding hydroxymethylglutaryl-CoA synthase, encoding MITTGIEAMSFYTPHRYLGLETLAEHHGIDPEKFSKGIGQEKIALPGHDEDIVTMGAEAALPLIERYGRENIDTLLFATETGIDQSKSAGIYVHRLLGLPANCRNVELKQACYSATPALQFACSYVARKPDRKVLVIASDVARYDLDSSGEATQGAGAVAMLISANPKVLEIGTATGLFTEDIMDFWRPNHRRTPVFDGKFSTLRYLNALVEAWNDYGANDGKSYEDFSHFCYHLPFSRMGEKAHRHLAKNAKAPIDMEKALTGMLYNRQVGNSYTASIYLAIVSTLENSAADLSGQSFGLFSYGSGATGEFFDATVVPGYQDHLFAARHQNLLNDRIAVSYEEYIALWHAIEAKDGAVTELPDEARGRYRLARIDDHKRIYTDRQS
- a CDS encoding hydroxymethylglutaryl-CoA reductase; the protein is MSARSTYNTPIPTQWVGPLVFKGDLVEGEVSVPLATFESPLWPSTARGAGVSRHAGGIQVTLVDERMTRSIAVRAKSAAAAYAAWQRIEAQTETVADLIAGTSRFARLIKLNRQIAGNLLFIRIECATGDASGHNMVTKAAEAVLDWILADQPDLDYSSISGNFCIDKKASAVNGLLGRGKYVIAEMDIPVRLLKRMLRTTPEQMVLLNHEKNYLGGNLAGSLRSANAHFANMLLAFYLATGQDAANIIEGSQGTVQCEDRGDSLYFACTLPNLIVGSVGSGKGNPQVEEHLEKMGCKDERNPGDNARRLAGICAGVVLCGELSLLAAQTNPGELVRTHMEMER
- a CDS encoding beta-galactosidase, encoding MRRTTGTCYYPEHWDEALWADDARRMVEAGLTWVRIGEFSWSRLESRPGEFTWDWLDRAIEVLGAAGLKVVLGTPTATPPRWMADKHPDMFAVDVDGKPRGFGSRRHYCFSHEGYRAESARIVEIFAKRYGSNPHVAAWQTDNEYGCHDTTISYSDAALKAFRIWLREKYQSIEVLNEAWGNIFWSMEYNDFDQIGLPNLTVTEPNPAHSLNFRRFSSDQVISYNRMQAEIIRKHSKAPTSHNYMGRITDFDHFKVGDDLDIATWDSYPLGFLEDRVGASVEEQRSYARQGHPDFQALHHDLYRSVGNGRWWVMEQQPGPVNWAPYNPAPLPGMVRLWSWEAFAHGAEAVCYFRWRQAPMAQEQMHAGLLRPDGQDAQAMAEAKQVRDEIANAPEFEPHQSKVAMIFDYDAEAAWAVQPHGEGLSYFGLFFETYQALRKMGLSIDILRPETRDFDGYAMVLAPGLMHMDEGLKQALTQARAQVVIGPRAGARDADMTIPSPLPPAISGLDVTVDRVESLRPDCPEPIEGGGAVTGYRETLVGGADVVMRATDGIPVTMKNGDVTYLGAWIDQAGMQRLLEPIAKAAGLETHSLPDGLRVRDTETERFWFNYGAESIEFAGRTFGPASVTREVLTK